From a region of the Calliphora vicina chromosome 4, idCalVici1.1, whole genome shotgun sequence genome:
- the LOC135959031 gene encoding IgA FC receptor-like, with protein sequence MIFKQSVILMVIASLAIIASGNGLPEEDTNISLLSFMARSSSLMQRNPSRSLQCFDYYIPLIDKIAKEYESNYGACVQTSLEGRNAAEAATSDKREDLASRAENSCNLLSQCSEIESAEKVFECFVAGGSENAKTMYGINADASEHLSDLQEEFRLINNREFKCTNETKRTYEKDSAKAYEDLNSCILGITEVPSTTEAPEVTEGPESTESPESTESPESPESPESPESPEATEGPESPESPESPESTESPESPESPESTESPESPESPESPESPESPESPESPESPESPESPESPESPESPESPESPESPENKLPEEDLSLLRKTIRSRLHKLRH encoded by the exons atgattttcaagcAAAGTGTAATTTTGATGGTGATTGCCAGCCTGGCTATTATTGCCAGCGGCAATGGTTTGCCAGAAGAAGATACCAACATAAGTTTACTAAGTTTTATGGCACGTTCCAGCAGTTTAATGCAACGCAATCCTTCACGCTCTTTGCAATGTTTCGACTACTACATTCCATTGATCGATAAGATTGCAAAAGAGTATGAGAGCAATTATGGTGCATGTGTGCAGACCTCCCTGGAGGGACGTAATGCAGCTGAAGCCGCTACTTCGGATAAACGTGAAGATTTAGCTTCTCGTGCCGAAAACTCATGTAATTTATTGAGTCAATGTAGTGAAATTGAATCGGCTGAAAAAGTATTTGAATGTTTTGTTGCTGGG GGCTCTGAAAATGCCAAGACTATGTATGGCATTAATGCTGATGCTTCTGAACATTTATCGGACTTGCAAGAAGAATTCCGTCTAATAAACAACAGAGAATTCAAATGTACTAACGAAACTAAACGTACATATGAAAAAGATTCCGCTAAAGCCTATGAAGATTTAAACAGTTGTATTTTGGGTATTACTGAGGTGCCTTCAACTACTGAAGCTCCTGAGGTAACTGAGGGTCCTGAATCAACTGAAAGTCCTGAATCGACCGAAAGTCCTGAATCACCCGAAAGTCCTGAATCACCTGAAAGTCCGGAGGCAACTGAGGGTCCTGAAAGCCCCGAAAGTCCTGAATCACCTGAAAGTACTGAATCCCCTGAAAGTCCTGAATCGCCCGAAAGTACTGAATCCCCTGAAAGTCCTGAATCACCCGAAAGTCCTGAATCACCCGAAAGTCCTGAATCCCCTGAAAGTCCTGAATCACCCGAAAGTCCTGAATCACCCGAAAGTCCTGAATCACCTGAAAGTCCTGAATCACCCGAAAGTCCTGAATCACCCGAAAACAAACTGCCAGAAGAAGATCTTTCTTTACTTCGCAAGACAATCCGGTCTCGTCTTCATAAATTAAGACATTAA
- the LOC135957123 gene encoding protein TsetseEP-like, producing MFSKLKILFTLLAAFTIIECVAAQRPHADVNVLQLIARSTDLMANNPRGSSNCFSYYVNEMGEITTKYETDYDNCCNLAKNQRLNVELDTADSRESFGNRTQKSCDALTQCKEESSVDGEYQCYIYEGNDNAKVLHDISNEAFIEFAEFLEKIRIIENNENICTNETRKVYEDESWDAYVNLDDCLKGRKEPPTPKPTPEPTPKPTAEPTPEPTPSPEPSTTTEETTTESEEITTTPEDEDDF from the exons atgttttccaaattaaaaatattatttacccTACTGGCTGCATTTACGATAATTGAGTGTGTGGCAGCTCAAAGACCTCATGCCGATGTGAATGTTTTGCAATTGATTGCTCGCTCCACTGATTTAATGGCTAACAATCCTAGAGGATCTTCGAATTGTTTCAGTTACTATGTCAATGAAATGGGAGAAATTACTACAAAATATGAAACAGACTATGATAATTGCTGTAATTTAGCTAAAAATCAACGACTTAATGTCGAATTGGATACGGCGGATTCACGTGAAAGTTTTGGAAATCGCACACAAAAATCATGTGATGCCTTGACTCAGTGCAAAGAGGAGTCATCGGTTGATGGTGAATATCAATGTTATATATATGAG GGCAATGATAATGCCAAAGTTTTGCATGACATCTCAAATGAGGCTTTTATTGAATTTGctgaatttttggaaaaaattcgtataattgaaaacaatgaaaatatatgCACCAATGAAACGAGAAAAGTCTATGAAGACGAAAGCTGGGATGCTTATGTAAATTTAGACGATTGTCTTAAGGGTCGTAAGGAACCACCAACACCTAAACCTACACCAGAACCTACACCAAAACCAACAGCAGAACCAACACCAGAACCTACACCAAGTCCTGAACCATCAACAACTACTGAAGAAACTACCACCGAAAGCGAAGAAATCACCACTACACCAGAAGATGAAGATGACTTTTGA
- the LOC135958371 gene encoding uncharacterized protein LOC135958371 produces the protein MHYRSYVILLNALCLSCYGVGGQHKNNFSLTNVETPLSNSFQDSPTRSMNCFDYYMSTMKEISERFEDSCEVCMDNAKSGYEQVEKESLEQRQNLAGRVSNSCNSIDTCDSKESGCSAFDCYAKEGFTNAKDFYKLSSDASIYLADMKSEFRRIDRQQQTCISKAQRVFNEESDEAMDDLSKCLKGTSPYPVPSPSAAAPLHHHKVL, from the exons ATGCATTACAGAAGTTATGTGATTCTTTTAAATGCTCTATGTTTAAGCTGCTACGGAGTTGGGGgccaacataaaaataattttagtctGACAAATGTTGAAACTCCATTATCCAATAGTTTTCAAGATAGCCCCACGCGTTCTATGAATTGTTTCGACTACTATATGTCAACAATGAAAGAAATCTCGGAACGCTTCGAAGACAGCTGTGAAGTTTGCATGGACAACGCCAAAAGTGGATATGAGCAAGTTGAAAAAGAATCTTTGGAACAACGGCAAAATTTAGCGGGAAGAGTATCCAACTCCTGCAATTCAATAGATACTTGCGATAGTAAAGAATCAGGTTGTTCAGCTTTCGATTGTTATGCCAAAGAG GGTTTTACAAATGCCAAagatttttataagctttcatcaGATGCTTCCATATATTTGGCCGACATGAAAAGCGAATTTCGTAGAATTGATAGGCAACAACAGACATGTATTTCTAAGGCTCAGAGAGTTTTCAACGAAGAATCTGATGAGGCAATGGACGACCTGAGTAAATGTTTAAAGGGGACATCACCGTATCCAGTACCCTCTCCTTCCGCTGCAGCCCCACTGCATCATCATAAagtgttataa
- the Sac1 gene encoding phosphatidylinositol-3-phosphatase SAC1 has translation MDELHSWNIHDDMNLYITPDRIMVEVNAMDKVLIIDRVSSMIKVQLNKKELQNLSPNRRVCGILGTIRLVAGDYLLVATHRLYVGIINGAVIWRLAGYDIIPYIPTTTHLTPKQREHNETYLQMLRKTLDTNYFYFSYDERYDITHSVQRKCNMTTDLNSLSIIERADSRFVWNGALLNNFQCKEMQQFQLPLILGFVSINQVQINGQTFVWSIVSRRSIHKAGTRFYSRGINVDGQVANFVETEQIVEFNGERISFVQTRGSMPFFWRQLPNLRYKPRPHLIPGPDHMNAFNRHFEEQIAKYGRQVLVNLVDQKGAEGALENHYRTFAQKLNNSNVRYEAFDFHAECKKMRWDRLNILIDRLAHEQEEFSVFHIRDDGRVVSTQHGVFRTNCIDCLDRTNVVQSMLARRSLNSILQKLGILHVGQKVESASPQFDLIFKGVWADNADMISLQYSGTGALKTDFTRTGKRTTAGLVQDGVNSMTRYYLNNFADGFRQDGIDLFLGRYTVTAALPSPLEVKHTWHYNAFPSILIFSIAMLFLTALVPSEFNTENLLFMLFWGALIGVSISGIFHYGLEFVDWPRLFRPIKFQV, from the exons ATGGATGAATTACACTCATGGAATATTCACGATGACATGAATTT GTACATTACACCAGACCGTATTATGGTGGAAGTCAATGCAATGGACAAAGTATTGATAATCGATCGTGTTTCAAGTATGATTAAAGTGCAAT taaacaaaaaagaattgcAAAATCTCTCACCCAATCGTCGTGTATGTGGCATCTTGGGCACCATACGTCTAGTGGCCGGAGATTATCTTCTAGTGGCCACACATCGCCTATACGTTGGTATAATTAATGGAGCTGTTATATGGCGTTTGGCTGGTTACGATATTATACCATACATTCCAACAACTACGCATTTGACACCGAAACAACGAGAACATAATGAAACCTATTTGCAAATGTTACGAAAAACCTTAGAtacgaattatttttatttctcctACGACGAGCGTTACGATATTACCCATTCGGTGCAGCGTAAATGCAATATGACAACGGATCTGAATAGTTTAAGTATAATCGAAAGGGCGGATAGTCGTTTTGTGTGGAATGGAGCATTGTTGAATAATTTCCAGTGCAAGGAAATGCAACAGTTTCAATTGCCTTTAATATTGGGAT ttGTTTCCATTAATCAAGTGCAAATAAATGGACAAACCTTTGTTTGGTCTATTGTTTCAAGACGTTCGATACACAAGGCTGGCACTCGTTTTTATAGTCGCGGCATTAATGTTGATGGCCAGGTGGCTAATTTTGTGGAAACCGAACAAATTGTGGAGTTCAATGGGGAGCGTATTTCATTTGTTCAG ACCCGTGGTAGCATGCCCTTCTTTTGGCGTCAATTGCCCAATCTACGCTATAAACCCAGACCTCACCTTATTCCTGGCCCCGATCATATGAATGCTTTTAATCGCCATTTCGAGGAACAAATTGCAAAATATGGCCGTCAAGTTTTAGTTAATTtg GTCGATCAAAAGGGTGCCGAAGGAGCTCTCGAAAATCACTATCGCACCTTTGCCCAAAAACTCAACAACTCCAACGTTCGCTATGAGGCTTTCGATTTTCATGCTGAATGCAAAAAAATGCGCTGGGATCGCCTCAACATTCTCATCGATCGTTTGGCTCATGAACAAGAAGAATTCTCAGTTTTCCATATTCGTGACGATGGCCGCGTTGTGTCCACACAACATGGTGTCTTTCGTACCAATTGCATTGATTGTTTAGATCGTACGAACGTGGTGCAAAGTATGTTGGCACGTCGTTCATTAAATAGTATTCTACAGAAATTGGGCATTTTGCATGTGGGCCAAAAAGTGGAGTCGGCATCGCCGCAATTCGATTTGATTTTCAAGGGTGTTTGGGCCGATAATGCCGACATGATTTCGTTGCAATACTCGGGTACGGGAGCGCTGAAAACCGATTTTACTCGCACGGGCAAACGTACGACGGCTGGTTTGGTACAGGATGGTGTGAATTCGATGACACgatattatttgaataattttgcgGATGGTTTTAGACAG gATGGCATTGATTTGTTTTTGGGTCGTTATACTGTTACTGCCGCCTTGCCTTCGCCTCTGGAAGTCAAACATACCTGGCATTATAATGCG TTCCCTTCGATATTAATCTTCTCTATAGCCATGCTTTTCTTGACCGCTCTGGTACCTTCCGAATTCAATACAGAAAATCTACTATTTATGCTGTTCTGGGGAGCCTTGATAGGCGTCAGCATCAGTGGTATCTTCCATTATGGCCTGGAGTTTGTGGATTGGCCTCGGCTTTTTCGGCCCATTAAATTTCAAGTCTAA